A single genomic interval of halophilic archaeon DL31 harbors:
- a CDS encoding UDP-sulfoquinovose synthase (KEGG: hla:Hlac_1075 NAD-dependent epimerase/dehydratase~PFAM: NAD-dependent epimerase/dehydratase) codes for MTILVTGADGYLGWPTTLRLADQVDERIIAVDNLARREWVEESGSVSATPVEDAEERFAELDGVSFVEGDLTDRDFVLQLLEVYEPETVLHAAAQPSAPYSGINGERALYTQQNNISMTLNLLHGLHEMGLSDSHFIETTTTGIYGAPEFPIPEGGAKMENEGERDDVPFPAMGGSWYHQTKSFNAANMRLAESEFGLNISDVRTAIVYGTETAETNAVGSQTRFDFDYYFGTVVNRFCAQAVAGYPITVYGKGEQRKPMVSLEDTVESLVNLVEQGHDGGDIAVYNQVTRPVAIVELAETIAEVGEEFDLNADVEHFENPRDENEEHKMEMENEAFLDLVGGQQQTLEEGIRDVLGTLVEHEDRITSHEDRFLPGVLTD; via the coding sequence ATGACAATACTGGTAACCGGCGCCGATGGATATCTCGGATGGCCCACCACGCTGCGATTGGCCGATCAGGTCGATGAGCGGATCATCGCGGTCGACAACCTTGCACGGCGGGAGTGGGTCGAGGAGTCCGGCAGCGTCTCCGCGACGCCGGTCGAGGACGCCGAAGAGCGATTCGCCGAACTGGACGGTGTCAGTTTCGTGGAGGGTGACCTGACCGATCGAGACTTCGTCCTCCAACTGCTCGAAGTCTACGAACCAGAGACGGTCCTCCACGCCGCTGCGCAGCCTTCGGCCCCATACTCGGGGATCAACGGCGAGCGTGCACTCTACACCCAGCAGAACAACATCTCGATGACACTGAACCTGCTCCACGGCCTCCACGAGATGGGCCTCTCGGACAGTCACTTCATCGAGACGACGACGACGGGTATCTACGGGGCGCCCGAATTCCCAATCCCCGAAGGTGGGGCCAAAATGGAGAACGAGGGCGAGCGCGACGACGTCCCGTTCCCGGCGATGGGAGGGTCGTGGTACCACCAGACGAAATCGTTCAACGCCGCAAACATGCGGCTCGCGGAGTCCGAGTTTGGACTCAATATCAGTGACGTACGAACCGCGATCGTCTACGGAACGGAGACCGCGGAGACGAACGCTGTCGGCTCTCAAACCCGATTCGACTTTGACTACTACTTCGGAACCGTCGTCAACCGCTTCTGTGCACAGGCAGTCGCCGGCTATCCGATCACCGTCTACGGCAAGGGCGAGCAGCGCAAGCCGATGGTGAGTCTGGAGGACACCGTCGAGAGCCTCGTGAACCTCGTCGAACAAGGTCACGACGGCGGCGATATCGCGGTCTACAATCAAGTGACTCGACCGGTCGCCATCGTCGAGTTGGCCGAAACAATCGCGGAGGTCGGTGAAGAGTTTGACCTCAACGCCGACGTGGAACACTTTGAGAACCCTCGTGATGAGAACGAGGAGCACAAGATGGAGATGGAAAACGAGGCGTTCCTCGACCTCGTCGGCGGGCAGCAACAGACCCTTGAAGAGGGGATCCGTGACGTCCTCGGCACGCTGGTCGAACACGAGGACCGTATCACGAGCCACGAGGACCGCTTCCTCCCCGGGGTGCTGACCGATTAA
- a CDS encoding transcriptional regulator, TrmB (PFAM: Transcriptional regulator TrmB~KEGG: hma:rrnAC0420 sugar-specific transcriptional regulator), whose translation MTDTDLFSVLNLTEYEEAALRELLHLGQSSAPDLAEATSIPKARIYGVLDSLANQGYVKVIPGRPKQYQAKHPDDLVEQALESRRQEFESYREQIESVREEFLAEYEPIYDQAADDIRPTEELFYVVDVGEPSQRETRALYESAESEIRVLTKSFGYVSEVESALADAVERGVSVSALLLAPRHLLAENRRRQTDIIDYLHDSYPEIELRFSDERMPWRGTLIDPSMEYDSGEATFLVEQEEVANHLRQAAVTENAAFVAGFARYFNLIWEYESSRVRQ comes from the coding sequence ATGACCGACACTGACCTGTTCTCTGTTCTCAACCTGACCGAGTACGAGGAGGCCGCGCTGCGGGAGCTACTCCATCTCGGCCAGTCCTCAGCCCCTGATCTCGCGGAAGCGACGAGCATCCCGAAGGCGCGGATATATGGCGTGCTTGACTCACTAGCTAATCAAGGATACGTGAAAGTGATTCCGGGACGACCGAAACAGTATCAGGCAAAACACCCGGATGACCTCGTCGAACAAGCCCTCGAAAGCCGGCGCCAAGAGTTCGAAAGCTATCGGGAGCAGATCGAGAGCGTGAGGGAGGAGTTCCTCGCGGAGTACGAACCGATCTATGACCAAGCGGCTGACGACATCAGGCCGACCGAGGAGTTGTTCTACGTCGTCGATGTGGGCGAGCCGAGTCAACGAGAGACACGAGCGCTGTACGAGAGCGCGGAGTCTGAAATCAGGGTACTCACCAAGAGCTTTGGCTACGTGTCCGAGGTGGAGTCCGCACTAGCGGACGCAGTGGAGCGCGGGGTTTCTGTGTCCGCCCTGTTGCTTGCACCACGCCACCTTTTAGCGGAGAACCGACGGCGACAAACGGACATTATCGACTATCTACACGACTCGTACCCGGAGATCGAGCTCCGGTTTAGCGATGAGCGGATGCCATGGCGGGGGACCCTCATCGACCCGAGCATGGAGTACGACTCGGGGGAGGCAACCTTCCTCGTCGAGCAGGAAGAGGTTGCTAACCACCTTCGGCAGGCCGCGGTAACAGAAAACGCCGCGTTCGTCGCCGGCTTCGCCCGGTACTTTAATCTCATCTGGGAGTACGAAAGTTCTCGTGTGCGGCAGTAG
- a CDS encoding hypothetical protein (KEGG: hla:Hlac_1077 hypothetical protein) produces MSNSTRTTDEHLQDVPDGAGCTEIWEHLSNNRDSDDDGEAE; encoded by the coding sequence ATGAGTAACTCAACGCGGACTACGGACGAGCACCTCCAGGACGTTCCCGACGGTGCCGGCTGCACGGAAATCTGGGAACACCTTTCCAACAACCGAGACAGCGACGATGACGGCGAGGCCGAGTAG
- a CDS encoding Oligosaccharyl transferase STT3 subunit (PFAM: Oligosaccharyl transferase, STT3 subunit~KEGG: hwa:HQ2681A transmembrane oligosaccharyl transferase) encodes MSSRSESDDFGQSLLDVAEDWYHVPALLLAAVWMFWVRVQNYSQFVRDGQVYFSGNDAWYHLRETNYVVRNFPFTMPFDPWTGFPVGTFVGQFGTLYDQLIALVALIVGLGSPSDALVAKTLLVAPAVFGVLAIVPIYLLGKRFGNRIGGLFGVLILALLPGTFLQRTLVGAADHNSAEPFFMALAVLGLLAAINAAERSMPVWEVVQEELIENQNPETLTTPLVWAVVGGVLVGLFLWVWPPAVFLVGVVGIFVAANVTSDVVNGEIPEPAAFAVTVSMLVAAVMSLLALDTFDFSTTKMSLIQPAATLAVASGAVFLAWLARYWEQEDLDTSLYPLAVLGIAVVGTVFMAVAVESLYNQIARNLLRIVGFSAGAATRTIGEAQPFIGGRLAQQVGAAGRITFEYGLTFFSGLLAVIILHARPLVRKGTQRAYYYLGGSLLTIALIFATPVLGAVGGVIGVDPQVLGLLVVAGLLAGATLIAEYDSEELFFVVWAAFITSMAFTQVRFNYYLAVVVAVANAFLFARILDWIDISGTLRTATEDIQGYQMLAVVAALLLIVAPVLAFPITLGGTAQGGGVQTSTAVQTGNSTGPGAILGWEGSFDWLQNNTPEEGNLGGAGNAEQMAYYGTYERTDDFDYPDGAYGVMSWWDYGHWITTQSQRIPNANPFQQGATNAANFLLAPTESQANDVLREGAAEQEETRYVMVDWQMASTRSKFGAPTVFYDAEENVSSDDFYQTMWVPRGQGAVPGAQVYSQRYYDSMMVRLYRYHGSAQDAAPIVTDWETRTFTTTSGEEVDLKIPPQDNTSMVKSFDNMSAARAYVEEDGSSRVGGVGPFPSEDVPALEHYRLVKASETQSQQVFANEQLQARLSGNPLYQLIFSRTTPSWVKTFEKVPGATVEGSGAPANTRVTATVQMKMPGPNSTFTYQQHAMSDENGEFTMLLPYSTTGYENFGPENGYTNVSVRANTSYTMTTPTTTNESGVATNYGQQVTVSEAKILGVNESAKQVTLEQRTAPPEGAQTTNSTNTTNTSSLVTPTQPLDATDSVDRSEDSSGPVDEPATAVAPVSTGVVAPTLD; translated from the coding sequence ATGAGTTCGCGCAGCGAAAGCGACGACTTCGGCCAGTCCCTCCTTGACGTCGCGGAGGACTGGTACCACGTCCCCGCGCTCCTCCTCGCGGCTGTCTGGATGTTCTGGGTACGGGTACAGAACTACTCCCAGTTCGTCCGGGACGGCCAAGTGTACTTCTCCGGGAATGACGCCTGGTACCACCTCCGAGAGACGAACTACGTCGTTCGGAACTTCCCATTCACGATGCCGTTCGACCCGTGGACCGGGTTCCCGGTAGGCACGTTCGTCGGCCAGTTCGGGACGCTCTACGACCAGCTCATCGCGCTGGTCGCCCTCATCGTTGGTCTCGGAAGCCCGAGCGACGCACTTGTCGCGAAGACGCTCCTCGTCGCACCAGCCGTGTTCGGCGTGCTCGCGATCGTCCCCATCTATCTCCTCGGGAAGCGGTTCGGTAACCGTATCGGTGGCCTGTTCGGCGTTCTCATCCTCGCACTCCTCCCCGGGACGTTCCTCCAACGCACGCTCGTCGGCGCCGCCGACCACAACTCCGCAGAACCGTTCTTCATGGCGCTCGCGGTGCTCGGACTGCTCGCGGCTATCAATGCTGCCGAACGATCGATGCCCGTCTGGGAGGTTGTTCAAGAAGAACTCATCGAGAACCAAAACCCTGAGACACTAACAACTCCTCTTGTGTGGGCCGTGGTCGGCGGTGTACTAGTGGGATTATTCCTCTGGGTCTGGCCACCAGCGGTCTTCCTTGTTGGGGTGGTTGGTATCTTTGTCGCCGCAAACGTCACGAGCGACGTTGTCAACGGTGAAATTCCCGAACCGGCCGCTTTCGCCGTGACGGTCTCCATGCTGGTCGCGGCGGTCATGAGCTTGCTCGCTTTGGACACGTTCGACTTCTCCACGACGAAAATGTCCCTGATTCAGCCAGCTGCAACACTTGCAGTCGCTTCTGGGGCCGTCTTCCTCGCCTGGCTCGCACGCTACTGGGAGCAAGAAGACCTCGACACCTCACTCTACCCGCTGGCCGTGCTGGGTATCGCTGTCGTTGGGACCGTCTTCATGGCCGTCGCCGTGGAAAGTCTTTACAACCAGATTGCGAGAAATCTCCTCCGCATCGTCGGCTTCTCCGCCGGCGCCGCAACCCGCACCATCGGCGAGGCCCAACCCTTCATCGGCGGCCGGCTCGCCCAACAAGTCGGCGCCGCGGGCCGCATCACCTTCGAGTACGGCCTCACCTTCTTCAGCGGCCTGCTCGCGGTCATCATCCTCCACGCGCGCCCGCTCGTCCGCAAGGGCACACAGCGTGCGTACTACTACCTCGGTGGGAGCCTGCTGACCATTGCACTCATCTTCGCCACACCCGTCCTCGGCGCCGTCGGCGGCGTCATCGGCGTCGACCCGCAGGTGCTGGGCCTGCTCGTCGTCGCTGGCCTCCTCGCTGGTGCGACGCTCATCGCCGAGTACGACAGCGAGGAGCTGTTCTTCGTCGTCTGGGCGGCGTTCATCACCTCAATGGCGTTCACCCAGGTTCGGTTCAACTACTACCTCGCTGTCGTCGTCGCCGTGGCGAACGCGTTCCTGTTCGCCCGGATTCTCGACTGGATCGATATCTCGGGAACCCTCCGAACGGCGACCGAAGACATCCAGGGCTATCAGATGCTCGCGGTCGTCGCCGCGCTCCTGCTGATCGTCGCCCCAGTGCTCGCGTTCCCCATCACGCTTGGCGGGACCGCACAGGGCGGCGGTGTCCAGACCTCAACGGCGGTTCAAACCGGCAACAGCACCGGTCCCGGTGCGATTCTCGGCTGGGAAGGCTCGTTCGACTGGCTGCAGAACAACACGCCCGAAGAGGGGAACCTCGGGGGCGCAGGGAACGCCGAGCAGATGGCGTACTACGGCACCTACGAGCGAACTGACGACTTCGACTACCCCGACGGCGCCTACGGCGTGATGTCCTGGTGGGACTACGGCCACTGGATCACGACCCAGAGCCAGCGGATTCCGAACGCGAACCCGTTCCAGCAGGGTGCGACCAACGCGGCGAACTTCCTGCTGGCGCCCACCGAGAGCCAGGCCAACGACGTGCTCCGTGAGGGCGCAGCCGAACAGGAAGAGACCCGCTACGTCATGGTCGACTGGCAGATGGCGTCAACGCGCTCGAAGTTCGGTGCCCCGACAGTGTTCTACGACGCCGAGGAGAACGTCTCCTCGGATGACTTCTACCAGACGATGTGGGTACCACGCGGGCAGGGTGCAGTGCCCGGCGCGCAGGTCTACAGCCAGCGCTACTACGACAGCATGATGGTGCGACTCTACCGCTACCACGGCTCCGCACAGGACGCTGCCCCCATTGTCACTGACTGGGAGACCCGAACCTTCACCACTACGAGCGGCGAGGAGGTCGACCTCAAAATCCCGCCGCAGGACAACACGTCGATGGTGAAAAGCTTCGACAACATGAGCGCCGCACGCGCCTACGTCGAAGAGGACGGTAGCTCCCGTGTCGGCGGCGTCGGGCCGTTCCCGAGCGAGGACGTTCCCGCGCTCGAGCACTACCGGCTGGTGAAAGCCAGCGAGACACAGAGCCAGCAGGTGTTCGCCAACGAGCAGTTGCAGGCCCGGCTCTCGGGCAACCCGCTCTACCAGCTGATCTTCAGCCGGACCACCCCGTCGTGGGTCAAGACGTTCGAGAAGGTGCCCGGCGCGACCGTCGAAGGGTCCGGCGCCCCCGCAAACACGCGCGTGACCGCGACGGTCCAGATGAAGATGCCCGGCCCCAACAGCACGTTCACCTACCAGCAACACGCCATGAGCGACGAGAACGGCGAGTTCACGATGCTGCTGCCCTACTCGACGACGGGCTACGAGAACTTCGGGCCGGAGAACGGCTACACCAACGTGAGCGTCCGCGCGAACACGAGCTACACCATGACGACGCCCACGACGACCAACGAGAGCGGCGTCGCGACGAACTACGGGCAGCAGGTCACCGTGAGCGAGGCGAAGATCCTCGGCGTCAACGAGAGCGCAAAGCAGGTGACGCTGGAGCAGCGAACGGCCCCGCCGGAGGGCGCCCAGACCACCAACAGCACCAACACGACCAACACCAGTAGCCTCGTCACGCCAACCCAGCCCCTCGACGCGACCGACTCGGTCGACAGGAGTGAGGACAGCTCCGGACCAGTCGATGAGCCAGCGACGGCGGTTGCGCCCGTCAGCACTGGCGTCGTCGCACCCACACTCGACTGA
- a CDS encoding protein of unknown function DUF368 (PFAM: Protein of unknown function DUF368~KEGG: hwa:HQ2679A hypothetical protein), with protein sequence MGDGDTPTDGPSLLGVYLRGACMGAADAVPGVSGGTIALLTGIYQRLITAITAIGPDRVLAVLAAPLPGRREEAIAAFRELDGFFLAALGAGVLTAVVTFSRVLEAAMHSYPIVTFGGFFGLIAATAWLLRTQMQLDTGTRRLTALSGLMLAFVLSGRAEGALGHSYPVIFLAGSVAVSAMILPGISGSLILLLLGQYEFMISRLKQFVDGLLALVSGEAGLPPETATIVAFLAGGVFGLFTISHGVKWALARWRTATMTFLVALVVGALRAPVVQAGRELQTGWTPTTAAAFLLAGVVGAVAVLIVERAAGENALS encoded by the coding sequence ATGGGAGACGGAGACACACCGACTGACGGGCCCTCGCTACTGGGGGTCTATCTGCGCGGAGCCTGCATGGGCGCCGCCGACGCAGTGCCGGGCGTCTCCGGCGGCACCATTGCGCTGCTGACCGGCATCTACCAGCGGCTCATCACCGCCATCACCGCTATCGGCCCCGATCGAGTGCTGGCTGTGCTGGCCGCACCGCTCCCAGGGCGCCGGGAGGAAGCAATCGCGGCGTTCCGTGAACTGGACGGCTTCTTTCTGGCGGCGCTCGGGGCCGGTGTGCTGACCGCAGTGGTCACGTTCTCCCGCGTGCTCGAGGCCGCGATGCACAGCTACCCCATCGTGACGTTCGGCGGCTTCTTCGGCCTCATCGCCGCCACCGCCTGGTTACTCCGGACGCAGATGCAACTCGATACGGGCACTCGTCGACTCACCGCTCTCTCGGGGCTCATGTTGGCGTTCGTTCTCTCGGGCCGCGCCGAGGGGGCGCTCGGCCACAGCTATCCGGTAATCTTCCTCGCCGGGAGCGTCGCGGTGAGTGCGATGATTCTCCCCGGCATCTCGGGGTCGCTCATCCTCCTGCTGCTGGGGCAGTACGAGTTCATGATCTCGCGATTGAAGCAGTTCGTCGACGGCCTGCTCGCGCTGGTGAGCGGCGAGGCCGGCCTCCCGCCGGAGACGGCCACCATCGTCGCGTTCCTCGCAGGGGGCGTGTTCGGCCTCTTCACCATCTCCCACGGCGTGAAGTGGGCACTTGCGCGGTGGCGGACCGCGACGATGACGTTCCTCGTCGCGCTGGTGGTTGGCGCGCTCCGGGCACCCGTCGTCCAGGCCGGCCGCGAACTCCAGACCGGCTGGACCCCCACAACAGCTGCAGCGTTCCTCCTTGCAGGCGTCGTCGGCGCAGTCGCCGTGCTCATCGTCGAGCGAGCAGCCGGCGAGAACGCGCTGTCGTAG
- a CDS encoding threonyl-tRNA synthetase (KEGG: hla:Hlac_1764 threonyl-tRNA synthetase~TIGRFAM: Threonyl-tRNA synthetase, class IIa~PFAM: Aminoacyl-tRNA synthetase, class II (G/ H/ P/ S), conserved region; Threonyl/alanyl tRNA synthetase, SAD; TGS; Anticodon-binding), translating to MSEITVVLPDGSELSLPADATVEDAAYEIGPGLGKDTVAGVVDGELVAKEAAVHDGAHLVIVTDQSDEYLDVLRHSAAHVFAQALQRLHPEAKLTIGPPTDEGFYYDVAAVDLDESDLEAIQQEMEAIIEADYDIVREERPHEDAFEQFADNRFKQEILEEEAAGQETVSFYVQDDWEDLCQGPHVDSTGEIGAVELLNISSAYWRGDENNETLTRVYGTAFESETDLGEFLQMREEAKERDHRKIGQEMDLFSVPDVTGPGLPLYHPAGKTILQELENYVNELNREAGYEQVETPHLFRTELWKQSGHYDNYRDDMFLLDVNDEEYGLKPMNCPGHATIFDQSSWSYRDLPERYFENGKVYRKEQRGELSGLSRTWAFTIDDGHLFIKPEDIEREVRATMDMIFELISHFDLDVEVDLATRPEKSVGSDEIWETAEEQLREVLDSEGYDYGIEAGDGAFYGPKIDFSFRDALGRSWDGPTVQLDFNMPERFDLTYTGEDNEEHRPVIIHRALYGSYERMFMVLIEHFDGQFPLWLAPEQVRILPVSDDALGYAHRIKNELGEFRVEVEDRDWTVGRKIRQAHDDRLPYMLIVGSDEEETGTISVRDRFEREADGVDPTAFREHLEAERDEKRIEPDLLDE from the coding sequence ATGAGCGAAATCACGGTCGTCCTGCCGGACGGCTCGGAGCTGTCGCTGCCAGCGGACGCCACGGTGGAAGACGCCGCCTACGAAATTGGGCCCGGACTCGGGAAGGACACCGTCGCAGGCGTCGTCGACGGCGAACTCGTTGCGAAGGAGGCAGCCGTCCACGACGGCGCCCATCTCGTCATCGTCACCGACCAGTCTGACGAGTATCTTGACGTGCTGCGCCACTCTGCAGCCCACGTCTTCGCACAAGCGCTCCAGCGGCTCCACCCAGAGGCGAAACTCACCATCGGGCCGCCGACGGACGAGGGGTTCTACTACGACGTCGCGGCGGTCGACCTGGACGAGAGCGACCTCGAAGCCATCCAGCAGGAGATGGAGGCCATCATCGAGGCCGACTACGACATCGTCCGCGAGGAGCGACCCCACGAGGACGCATTCGAGCAGTTCGCAGACAACCGGTTCAAACAGGAGATTCTCGAGGAGGAGGCTGCCGGCCAGGAGACGGTCAGCTTCTACGTGCAGGACGACTGGGAGGACCTCTGTCAGGGGCCCCACGTCGACTCGACGGGTGAGATTGGCGCGGTCGAACTGCTCAACATCTCCTCAGCCTACTGGCGCGGCGACGAGAACAACGAGACGCTCACCCGAGTCTACGGGACGGCCTTCGAGTCCGAGACGGACCTCGGGGAGTTCCTCCAAATGCGCGAGGAGGCAAAGGAACGCGACCACCGGAAAATCGGCCAGGAGATGGATCTGTTCTCCGTGCCGGACGTGACGGGGCCGGGGTTGCCCCTCTACCACCCCGCCGGGAAGACCATCCTGCAGGAGCTGGAGAACTACGTCAACGAACTCAACCGCGAGGCGGGCTACGAGCAGGTCGAGACGCCTCACCTCTTCCGCACCGAACTCTGGAAGCAGTCGGGTCACTACGACAACTACCGCGACGACATGTTCCTCCTCGACGTGAACGACGAGGAGTACGGCCTGAAGCCGATGAACTGTCCGGGCCACGCGACCATCTTCGATCAGTCCTCGTGGTCCTACCGCGACCTGCCCGAGCGCTACTTCGAGAACGGCAAAGTGTACCGCAAGGAGCAGCGCGGCGAACTCTCCGGGCTCTCCCGGACCTGGGCGTTCACCATCGACGACGGCCACCTGTTCATCAAGCCCGAGGACATCGAGCGGGAGGTCCGGGCGACGATGGACATGATCTTCGAGCTCATCAGCCACTTCGACCTCGACGTGGAGGTCGACCTCGCCACGCGACCCGAGAAATCCGTCGGCAGCGACGAAATCTGGGAGACCGCCGAGGAGCAGCTTCGGGAAGTGCTTGACTCCGAGGGGTACGACTACGGCATCGAGGCCGGCGACGGTGCGTTCTACGGCCCGAAAATCGATTTCTCGTTCCGTGACGCACTCGGGCGTTCGTGGGACGGCCCGACGGTCCAACTTGACTTCAACATGCCCGAGCGGTTCGACCTGACCTACACGGGCGAGGACAACGAGGAGCACCGCCCGGTCATCATCCACCGTGCGCTCTATGGCTCCTACGAGCGGATGTTCATGGTGCTCATCGAGCATTTCGACGGCCAGTTCCCGCTCTGGCTCGCGCCCGAGCAGGTGCGCATCCTCCCTGTTTCTGACGACGCGCTGGGCTACGCCCACCGCATCAAGAACGAACTGGGCGAGTTCCGTGTCGAGGTCGAGGACCGCGACTGGACGGTCGGCCGCAAAATCCGGCAGGCCCACGACGACCGACTGCCGTACATGCTCATCGTCGGCAGCGACGAGGAGGAGACCGGCACCATCTCGGTGCGCGACCGCTTCGAGCGGGAAGCCGACGGCGTCGACCCGACGGCGTTCCGCGAGCATCTCGAGGCCGAACGCGACGAGAAGCGTATCGAGCCGGATTTGCTCGACGAGTAG
- a CDS encoding hypothetical protein (KEGG: hma:rrnAC2732 hypothetical protein) encodes MEFDSETLFNTAAAAVATIAVVLFILDTQFPYSPVSKAMLVAAFTTGIFAVSQLSDDDRLTLLSYGVVVIATVALLFHLTQQFHVGTPLLVAGLLALAAGFFSLRTRLESESRLVSGPRAKQAFAAVAVLAVAVLTVDVVTGGLAYKLNQQQEVQVTGGQEPGAQLGSVVVSNPGPFPQRVDIPRYSVCTAGDWSAYRPETSDGEQQPVDAYLRIDHGYGDHVFGFGQRAYAAVLRLHGQGVDGERFLVQRTEGCPTGESGDPYLAVFEQSENQRYGTPV; translated from the coding sequence ATGGAGTTCGACTCAGAGACACTGTTCAACACCGCAGCAGCGGCGGTTGCGACCATCGCCGTCGTGCTGTTCATTCTCGACACCCAGTTCCCGTACTCGCCGGTTTCGAAGGCGATGCTCGTGGCCGCGTTCACCACCGGCATCTTCGCCGTCTCGCAGCTGAGTGATGATGACCGGCTGACGCTCCTGAGCTACGGCGTCGTCGTCATCGCGACCGTTGCGCTGTTGTTCCACCTGACCCAGCAGTTCCACGTCGGGACGCCGCTACTGGTGGCTGGCCTGCTGGCACTTGCGGCCGGTTTCTTCAGCCTCCGAACTCGGCTGGAGAGCGAGAGCCGGCTCGTCTCCGGCCCGCGCGCGAAGCAGGCGTTCGCTGCGGTCGCCGTGCTGGCGGTCGCGGTACTCACTGTCGACGTGGTGACCGGCGGGCTGGCCTACAAACTGAACCAGCAGCAGGAGGTCCAGGTGACTGGAGGCCAAGAGCCAGGGGCACAGCTCGGCTCGGTTGTTGTTTCCAACCCGGGGCCGTTCCCGCAGCGGGTGGATATCCCCCGATACAGCGTCTGCACGGCCGGTGACTGGAGCGCGTACCGGCCAGAAACGTCGGATGGCGAGCAACAGCCGGTGGATGCGTATCTGCGGATTGACCACGGCTACGGTGACCACGTGTTCGGCTTCGGCCAGCGGGCCTACGCCGCTGTCCTCCGGCTCCACGGCCAAGGCGTCGACGGCGAGCGGTTCCTCGTCCAGCGCACCGAGGGCTGCCCCACGGGTGAGAGCGGGGACCCCTATCTGGCAGTGTTCGAACAGAGCGAAAATCAGCGATACGGCACGCCAGTTTAA